The Swingsia samuiensis genome contains the following window.
GCGATCCCAAGTGATAGTGTAAGTAGAACTGAGCCACGAAATCATTGTACGCTCAAGTGCGACGGCAAGATCATAAACAGTACATGTTTGATTGGACATTCCAAAGTCAAAAATCCCCGAGATAGAGGATGACGGTTGATTATTTTGCCAAAATAGGTTGGAGGGATGCCAGTCTCCATGCCCCCAGCATGATTGTATCGATGAGAGATACGGTTTGAGCTGATGGTGGAAAGGAAAGAAAAGAGCGATATCTTTACGCCAAGGATAACGTTTGAGAGTATCAGATAAGCCGGGTTGTGTCGGGATCCATTGCTGAAGCCCCGTCAAAAGGTCTGGCTGGGTAATGACATCAAAACACGAGAGAAGAAGCTGACCTGTTCGTTTAGGAGCGTGATATGTTTCAGAGGCTAAATGCAGTTTTGCAAGTTCTTTTCCTGCGGTGAAAGCATGCTCAACATTCAAATATGGCTCCCACGATTGAACGTTTCGATATAGATCCAATCCAGCAATGGGGCGGAAGATTTCATATGTCGAATGGTCAGATGAAACCGTTCTTGTGTGGTCACGTGTTAAAAGTGGTAAGTTTATAGGAAGATGGTGGCCTGCGAGGTGATGCATGAAGTGGTGTTCACTGCTCAGTGCGTTTTGATTTCTTAAATGGTTTGAATGTCTTTTGATAAAGAACGTGGATTGATCGGTTGTTTTTAGGAGCGCTGTTGCCGAAAAAGGCCTTTGACCATGCCACAGAATGTGATCAGGTGAGGTTGTAACGGAAGCAAAATGAGAAAGAACCGTTTGGGCCTCCTGAAGGGTGATTGCAGGCCAGTGTCGTTCTGATTGAATGCCTTTGACGCCAAACTGCCCTAAATGCGACGACATATTTAAAAGCCGGTTGAGGCTGTAAAGAGTGTCGCAAATCCACCTCCGATATAATAAGTCGGGGCATTGCCACTAAGGGTTGAGCCATAAATGCCCGTGGTCGTACGTGCGTTGAGTGTTGTGCTGGCAACGCCTGACAGGGAGTGTTGATTGGTAATATTTACAAAATTCAAGCGGAAGGTTGGTTTTTGTAGATGATACATATCCCCTAAACGGTATCCAATCGAAAGGTCTCCTGTTGTTCGGTCAGGCATACGCTCATCATTCATGAAGGATGAGAATTGATGAGCGGTATAATGGAGCGTTGCCATACCAAAGAGATGACCGTCATCATAGCTAAGCCCTACTGCGGCTTGAAGCGGAGGGCTCCGAACGGCTGTTTTTCCTTTTGTAGGAAGTAGATCTCCGTTGCTGGCAAGGTTATTATCAATGGTGGCATGTAGGTACTCCCCTGAAATATAAGGGCTGAAGTGATGCCATGGACGCAAGCCAATCTCGATGTCGACACCACGGGATGTTTGCCCCCCAGCATTGATTGTGGATTGAATGGGGGAGCCGTTTTGGTAAATTGTGGTGGAGATTTGACGGTTGGTGAAATTGTAATTGAAGAGTGTTAGGCTGCCAATAATCAAATTTCCTGTGCGGCGGTATCCTAGTTCTTCAGAAATAGAATATTCGTTCTTTATGCGTGATGATCCTGTTGTTTGTGTACTCCCCGAACTCGGGTCATAGGTATTATAGAGGGCGTTTTGGTCTGGTGCCCGAAAGTTGGTGGTTGCATTCAAGAAAATCTGATTATGAGAATCAATCCGCCAACGCATGCCCAGCCTTGGAAGAGGTTCCATGCTGTTTGAACCAACATTATATTGAGGGCCGGGCAGCTTGTTGGTGCCGTATCGGCTCATCATAACAGCTTTAAATCCTGCTTCGATGACGAGACGGTTGTGTAATAAAGAGGCCCGATCAGCAATGTAGATTGCGTTGGTCTGAGAGATCGTGTGGAAATTGCCTCCCAGTAGTCTCATGCCGTTTGATAAATGAATAATATCGTGGTGGTTTTCAGCCCATATGTCAGGCGAATATCCTGTTGTGGAAATTGGAGAAAAGGACTGCTGCTCATTATCATCTCCATAATCATACCAGTAACCTAAAATAGCTTCGTTCCATTTGGTTTTATAATGAAGGGATGTGTTGAAGCCGGAACGATAGCTGCGTTGTGTATAATTAGCGCGAACAAGTGCCGTGCCATCTTGCGCATTCGGTAGATCAAGATTGTCGGAAATGGGTTGTGTCCCGTAATAAAGCCCGGATTCCGATAAGGTTGAGCCAGCAGGAACGTTCCCATAAGCCATCTGGCTGTAAGGCGTTGCATTTAAACTAAGGTGGTTTGTTAAGGTGAAATGAACGGGAGCTCCAACATAGAGTGTCCGCTCAGGGGCGCGATATAAGCGCCAATAGTTTGTGGCTTGGCTCGGGTTGGAAGGATCAAAGGTTGCAGAAAGATTATTGCTTCCATGGATGGAATTCGCTTTCCAGCTTTGCATGGAGACAAGGCTGTAATAGCTGGTAATGGCCGTATTAAAGGAGCCTAAAAGACTGGCGTGATTTCCGTTTCCCCATTCTTTTAGAAATTTGAAGTCAACATGTTGTCGGTGGTCACGCCCAGGCCCTCGCCAGTTGTCACTTGCTGCTTGAGAGTAGGATATGAACCCTCTTACTCCGCTCTGCCCGATATTACCGGTATTAAGGCGTATAAATTCTCGGTTGGTATTATAGGAGCCATAAGAGGCACTGGCATATCCGCCTGCATGTTTACTTGGATTGAGGAAGGTTAAGCTCATAAGGCCGCCTGCGGCGTTTAGAACTGGACTATCAAGGTCGGCAGATCCTTGTGCGAGAGCGACTTGGCTATAGTTTTCAGTGTCGGCAAACTGGTTAGGGTAGCCAGAATAATAAGCAACATCATTTAAAGGCATGCCTTCCAAGACATACCCAATAGAATCATTATTGAGGCCACGGACGGTTAGGTTTGTGTTGGGAGAAAACCCAAAAGGATCTGATGTTGCGACATTCGCACCCGGCAGCATCGCAGCAAGTTGGTAAGCTGTCGCCATAGGAGGTTGTTTATCCATATAATCACGGCTGACAGTACTGACAGAGCGTACGCCATTCTCAATTTTAATGAGACCTCCCCCTGGCTGATGGCCGGGTGCTCGATCTGATGTGCCATGAACGGAAATATGCTCTTCTTTGGGAGGAGCAGAAGATGTGTTGTGTGTGGGCACGGTATTGGCAAAAGAAGAGGTGCCACCGAGCAGAATAGTTAAAAGCGTTATATGGCTTTTATGGACATGAAGTGAGCGTATAAAAAAGTGATAATAACGATGATCTGACATTCTTTTCCCATCCCTCCGCCAGTATGATCTGGATCAGGTTCTATGGGTCGCTGCGCTAAGTATCGATGAGTATACTTCAGCAAGCTCTCAGTCTCTTGTCGAGACGCCCCAAGGTTGTTGTGTCCTTTTCATAAGAAAGGTTGTATTGTCAATATTATGTCTCTGAAATGCGTTTGATTTATTTGTATAAGAACGTTGATCATATCATTGTTGGGAAGCAGCGTGCGTTACGGCCTATATATTTGTTTATTGAGTTTTTCTATACTTGCGACGTGGATGGCTGTTATTGCTGTTAAAGATATAAGAACAACTCCTGAGCTTTCTGATGTGGCTGTAATTTTTGGCACAGCCGTAACCGCAGAAGGGGAGCCACGCTGGGCGTTGCGTGAACGTTTAAAGACCGGGCTTTCTTTATGGAAGAATAAAAAAGCTACGGTGCTCATGGTGAGTGGGGCGATTGAAAAAAAGAATCATAACCAAGACGAAGCGCAGATTATGGCGCATTGGCTTGAAAAAGAAGGCGTTCCAGCACAAGCTATTATGATCGACTCACACGGCAATAACACATGGTGTACAGCACAAAACACAGCTCGGTTTTTTCCTCACAGGCGTCTCATTGTTGTAACACAATGGTTTCATGTTGCTCGAGCACGATGGGCTTTGTCACAGTTTGACTTTCAGCATATCTCAGCAGCTTATCCGCGACATTTTAAGATAATTGAAATATGGTATTTATTTCGTGAGGCAATTGCTTGGCCTGCCTACATGCTTTTGAAATAAAAGGGGCACTACCCTAGTGGGAATAGGGCAGTGTATTTGGTTTTAAAACTGAACGCCAATTTGTTTTATAGCAGTTGCAAGAGAAGGCGCTAAAGGCATTAAAGGAGCTATGGTTGCTTGATATGCGTGATAGAGATCCGCTTTGCCTTTATAGATTTTTTCAGACGGTTTCCCACTAGGAGAAACTTCGTTAAACCAGCTCCCATATTCTCGGTCGACTAAAGTTGTATCAATATAATCCCAGAATGTACGGTACCAGTATTCATATTTGATATTTCCGGTGCGTTTGAACAGGTTGATAGCAGCAGTTAATGCCTCGGCCTCAACCCAATGGGCGCGCTCTGTGACATGGGGTTTATGTTTCCAATCAACCGTGTAAACAATCCCGGGTTTTCCATCTGCGGACCAGCCAGCGTTAATACCCGTTTCAAATAAGGATTGCGCATCATGGAGCATCCATTCAGGAGCTTTTTCACCGCGTCTTAATAAAGCAGCTTCCAGTTTAAGGGTAAGATGAGCCCATTCAAAAAAGTGCCCAGGCGTCATGCCATATGGGCGCAAACTGTCATAAGGTTCGTCTTTATTATAATCTTTTAACAGTTTCCATTGGCGATCGAAGTGTTCAGGCATGGCAAAGCCTTGCTGAGAGGCTAATTCATGAACAAAACGAGTGACAATTCTGAGAGCGCGGTGTAGCCATTTGACATCACCTGTTACATCCGCCAGCGCCATGAACGCTTCTGTGGAATGCATGTTACTATTTGCGCCTCTATAATTTTCTTCATCCGACCAATCAGCGGCAAAGCTTTCACGCATCACACCTTCTTCATCTGACCAGAAGTGTGTTTCAATTTGATCAATGGCATCACGGAGAAGCTCGTCTGCTCCATCAATGTCAATAAGAGTAGCAGATGAAGCCCCAAGAGCCACGAACGCATGCAAATAGGCTTGTTTTCGATCTTTGGGTTTATTGGCAAAATGTTTCCACCCGCCATTTTTTGTATCTTTCAGACTTGTCCGGAGAGCCTCAACGCCATGAGATGCAAGCGAATGACTTCCCGGAATACCCTGTAAAGCAGCTACAGAATAAATATGTATGGCACGTGCAGTGAGGGTCGCTTCACCTCTTGCTTTGCTGGGAAGTTCACCTTTCAGGCTTAATCCAGAAAACCCGTCGTTTACTTTGGCTTTTTTATCAAAATTTAGGAGCTTACGGCCCATATTGGAAAGCCATAAGCGATGAGAGGCATGGCGAATATAAGCTTCATGGCTTAAAAGGGTAGGCGAAAGACGATCGGACATTTTCCCTCGGGAGAAAAATAAAAATTATGGAAATAATTATAAAAAGAAGTCGTTATAGCCAGAGAAGTTTTTCACATCACTAAGAGTTGTTTTCTCAAGAAGCCGCGTAAAGTGAGAGTAACGTCTTGCGTAATGTTCAGAGTTTGCGGATACTTCAATTTATGACAGAAAAACCATCCATCATTGTAGCCCCTAGCTTATTAGCTGCTGACTTTGCTCGTTTGAAAGACGAGGTTGAATCTGTTTCACGGGCCCCGTGGCTGCATCTGGATGTAATGGATGGCCATTTTGTGCCCAATATCTCATTTGGCCCGTCTGTTATTGCCGCGTTACGCAAGCACACAAAAGCCAAGTTTGATGTGCACCTTATGATTGCTCCGGTTGACCCTTATCTGGAGGCAACAGCAAAAGCGGGTGCAGATCATATAACAGTTCATGTCGAAAATGCTCCCCATGTTCATAGAACATTGCAAACTATTCGGTCGCTTGGATGCAAAGCAGGCATAGCGTTATGTCCTGCAACTCCACCTGAGGCGATTTCAGAAGTTATGGATCTGGTGGATATTATTTTGGTGATGACGGTAAACCCGGGCTTTGGAGGACAAAGTTTTCTTGCAAGCCAGTTACCAAAAATTAAGAAAATATCGCAGATGATAAAAGAAAGTGGTCGAGATATTGTTCTGGCTGTTGATGGTGGTATAGACCCCAAGACAGCTCCGTTAACGGTAGAGGCTGGTGCACGTATGTTGGTTGCCGGTTCTGCTATTTATGGGCAATCAGATCGAGATGCTGCTATTCGAGCCCTTCAAGGGGCAGACTGAGGAAATTAGAGCCGAATGCCGATAACACGCTGGATCAGAGGAGCTAAATTATCTTTTGCGCGCCTTCCTATAAGAGGAGGAGCGCCATCTGAACCGGCGTATATATATCGTGATCCGTGGAAGGGAGACGCTGAGCAAGGGGCTAGAATAGTTTCTGGCCGTTTCTTGTTTGAACGGCAGGAATATTCCTTTCCATCGGGGCGGTGGGACCAAGGGACGTGGCCTGAGCCGGCCCAAGAGTGGCTACACAGTTTTTGCTGGCTGCGTGATTTGCGTGCCCTTGGGAGTGATGAAGCACGTTTAACGGCGCGTGCGTTAGTCAGCCATTGGCTTTCTTATCCTCCGACTGATCTTTTGGTGAAAAACGCAAGTGTAACTGGGGCAAGGCTTGCTGCTTGGATTGCCAATCACGAGTTTGCACTTGCGTCGGCTGATCGTCGGATTCAGCAGAAATTTATGGAGCGTCTGCTACAGGAAGGAAGAACAATTGCTGCGTTTCTTCCTTTGCCGGCTCAGGGGTGGAAAGGGTTAAAGGCTTTAAAGGGCTTGCTGGCGGTGGCATTGGCCATTCCCGAACAAACAGGGTTTATGAGCCGTTTTTTGAGGTATCTTCCCGCAGAAATTGAACGGCTTATTCTTGCTGATGGTATGGTAGCTGAACGCTCCCCAGAAGCTCAGTTCCAAGCCGCGCGTGAACTAACTGAAATGTCCATTATGTTTCGGACGGCTCATTCAAGTGTGCCTCCCATTTTGGAAACATCGTTAGATAAAGTCTGTCCAGTTCTGCGTGCTATGCGTCATGGAGATGGAGCGTTAGCCGTATTTAACGGGTCCCGTGAATTATATAGTTCTGTGATTGATGAGGTTTTGGCACAAGGGGCGCGTCAAAAATTACTGGCACCGTCTATGTCGCAAGGTTTGTTTACACGCTTGGCCTTGGGAAAAGCCTTGTTGATTATGGACAATGGGCCTCCAGCCGCAGAAGGGTTTGATAAAAGGGCGCATGCAGGGACGCTTTCTTTTGAGTTTTCTTATCAGCGGCATCGTCTTTTTGTAAATTGTGGAAGTGCTGAAGTTGGAGCTTGGAATAAAGCGTTGAGAGCTAGTCCAGCTCATACGGTTTTGGTTGCTGATGGTCTTTCATCGTCAGATTTTAATGCAGAAGGGCGAGTGGTACGTCGTCCTGCCCATGTAATGTGTGAACACCAGACGGATGGGACTGCGCATTGGTTAGAGACATCCCATGATGGGTATTATCCTCCTCTTGGGTTGAAATGGACGCGGAATCTTTATCTTGGAGGAGAGGGGGAAGATTTACGTGGACAGGAAATTGTTGAAGGGGAACGTGCAACTCCGTTTGCTTTGAGATTTCATATTCACCCAGATGTTACAGTTATTCGGGATGATGAAGATATTATTTTAAAGGTTGGTGGAATGGTTTGGCGCTTCCGTCAAAAAGGAGGTCAAATTAATTTAGAAAATGATATTTATGTTGCGCGTGGTCGTGTTGAAAAAACACAGCAAATAGTTGTTGAATCGATACAATATAAAATATCCAGCGAAGATAATAAGCTGCAAGAATCTGACGAGGCCTCTTCAAAAGATTCTTTGAGTGAGAACAAAGAAAAGAAAAAGTTTTCTCAAACGGTGACCTGGCTGCTTGAGCGTATCCCAGAATAGGGAATTCAGATGAAAATTCTCGAAATTACAAATGTGGATTTTGCGTTAAAACAGTTCCTGTTTCCGCTGATGAAAGCATTGCGTGATGCTGGTCATGAGGTGCAAGGCGTTTGTGCGGAAGGCCCTCATTTAGCTGCTGTGCGCGAGGCTGGGTTTGTTGTTCATGCCGTTCCTATGGCCCGAACATTATCACCTATAGCCCAGCTACGGGCTTTTTATTCTTTAGTCAAACTGATCCGTCAGGAGAAACCAGATATCGTGCACGGCCATATGCCTATCAGTGGTATTTTGGCTCGTTTTGCAGCGCGTATTTGTGGTGTTCCTGTTGTCGCATATACGTGCCATGGTTTTTTGTTTAACCAGCCGAGTTCCTTCTTTCGACGTGCTTTATCTTTGATATTGGAGTGGATGGCGGGGCGGATAACAAACCTCTATATGACAGTTTCTGTAGAAGAAGCACGTGATGCTCGGCGGCTTCATTTGAATGCTCATCCAATAGCGATTGGTAATGGGCGTGATCCGCAAAAATATAAAGCGAACCCTCAAAAACGACATGAAATAAGGCAAGCGTTAGGTGTGTCTGAAGATCAAGTTGTTATTATTATTATTTCCCGTTTGGTGAGGCATAAGGGGTATCCAGAGCTTTTACATGCTATGGAGCATGTTCCTCACGCGGAGTTATGGGTTGTAGGAGAGCGTTTACCTTCAGATCATGGAGATCATCTTGATATTATTTTTGATGAGGCGAAAAGTAAGCTAGGCACTCGTTTACGTATGTTGGGATATCGTGACGATATTCCTGATCTTTTGTCTGCGGCAGATATTTTTGTTTTGCCTAGTCATTTTGAAGGGCTGCCAATGTCGATTATTGAGGCGATGCTGACAGAACTTCCTGTTGTTGCTACCGATATTCGTGGCTCACGAGAGCAGGTCATTCATGGAGAAACAGGGTTTTTAGTGCCAGCGGGAGTATCAACCCCCTTAAGCTGTGCGTTGAATGCACTGACGAATAATAGAGAGCTTGCCCGTCAGATGGGGGAGCGAGGTCGTCAACATGCCGTTTCTAAATATAACGAGAAACGAATAGTTGAGACGACGGTTAAGTTGATTGAACAGGAAATTAGATAGGTAAAGAAAGTAGTTTTTTGTAATTTTTATAATGTGCTCTAAATTGTATAGGCAATAAATATATTTCCCTCTATGGAAGACCTATCTTTAATATGAGGGTCAGTGATGCTGCTCAACGTTTTTAAAAAAAGAAATTTTTTCCTACTAATTCCTTTATGTGCAAGCGTAATAATGGGGTCGCTTCCAAAAGAAGGGTACGCAGAAGAAAAACGTATTTTAGTGTTTGATCCTGAGTTGGTTAACCAAGATCGATCGGGTCCACCATATATTGCTGTGAGGGATAGTAAGGGTATTCTCGAAGCCATGGAACGCGGAGATGATACGGCACTCTTGATTTTGCGTGATAGGCTGGCTCAAGATTATAGAAAAGATGCAGATTATGCGTCCCAGTTTATGTTGAGTTTGTGTGATGCATCTTTGGCTCGTTTGCATGGGAACTATGCCCGGAGTAATCAAATTTTAATGCAAGCACGTCAGGATTTGGGGCCGTTAAAGAATACAATTAATCCATTTATTTACATCATAGATCAAATGCGGAGTGGCAACCTTTTCTTGCAAGGAAAAATAAAAGATTGGGCGAATATGCAAGAATGGTTAGCGCAAGAGTATTATGTTCCGTTACGTCAACATTATCATATTTCGAATTTAGAGTTTCGGAATGATGATGTTATTACTTTGACAGTACCTGCGAGCCAAATTCCACAAGATGAAGTGATAGAAGCTTCTGAGAATAGAATTCCGTTTAATGGATATACAGCTGCGTTGGATGATCATGGTCTGATTGAAGCAAAGGGTCCTATTACGATTAATGGAGAAGTCGTTTCTGCTGTTCTGGACACAGGAACTTTTGCAAGTTCCCTCCCTCGATCGTATGTTGAGAAACATCCGTCGTTAAAAGTAGTTGGTGTCTCCCACGATATATCTTCTGGCAACAGAAGGCGTCATACAGAGTATTATGTCCTTATTGATACTCTGAAGCTGGGCGGAACGACATTTCACAATCAGATGTTTTCTATTTCGAAAGATGAGGAGATCATGATCGGGTTACAGCAGCTCAGTCAGTTACGTCATGTTACGATCGGGCGTAAAGGGGCAACTTTTGGGATTAATGCTCCTTTTTCATGTAAAAATGAATTGGTCATGAGTTCGTTCAGGGGAGGCTATTCGGCTAAATGGCTTTTACCTGTTGAGCTGAATAGAGATTCTGTCATGGCTATTGTGAATACAGGGGATGATAGTCCTGAGGTTGTGATCAAAAAGGTAGGGGAGTTGCCTTCATCTATTCATGCGCGGTCAGTAGAAGAATATGGTTATAATAATGACGGATTTTATACAGAAAGTGTTGCGTCTAAAAGAATGAATATAAAG
Protein-coding sequences here:
- a CDS encoding phosphotransferase enzyme family protein gives rise to the protein MSSHLGQFGVKGIQSERHWPAITLQEAQTVLSHFASVTTSPDHILWHGQRPFSATALLKTTDQSTFFIKRHSNHLRNQNALSSEHHFMHHLAGHHLPINLPLLTRDHTRTVSSDHSTYEIFRPIAGLDLYRNVQSWEPYLNVEHAFTAGKELAKLHLASETYHAPKRTGQLLLSCFDVITQPDLLTGLQQWIPTQPGLSDTLKRYPWRKDIALFFPFHHQLKPYLSSIQSCWGHGDWHPSNLFWQNNQPSSSISGIFDFGMSNQTCTVYDLAVALERTMISWLSSTYTITWDRLQSFLKGYQSKRSLSPAECHLLIHFLPLVHLEFALSEVSYYDQLVLDSLSADSAYYDYLLGHGEWFSSSTGQAFLEELKNILITGSQHVLD
- a CDS encoding TonB-dependent receptor; translation: MSDHRYYHFFIRSLHVHKSHITLLTILLGGTSSFANTVPTHNTSSAPPKEEHISVHGTSDRAPGHQPGGGLIKIENGVRSVSTVSRDYMDKQPPMATAYQLAAMLPGANVATSDPFGFSPNTNLTVRGLNNDSIGYVLEGMPLNDVAYYSGYPNQFADTENYSQVALAQGSADLDSPVLNAAGGLMSLTFLNPSKHAGGYASASYGSYNTNREFIRLNTGNIGQSGVRGFISYSQAASDNWRGPGRDHRQHVDFKFLKEWGNGNHASLLGSFNTAITSYYSLVSMQSWKANSIHGSNNLSATFDPSNPSQATNYWRLYRAPERTLYVGAPVHFTLTNHLSLNATPYSQMAYGNVPAGSTLSESGLYYGTQPISDNLDLPNAQDGTALVRANYTQRSYRSGFNTSLHYKTKWNEAILGYWYDYGDDNEQQSFSPISTTGYSPDIWAENHHDIIHLSNGMRLLGGNFHTISQTNAIYIADRASLLHNRLVIEAGFKAVMMSRYGTNKLPGPQYNVGSNSMEPLPRLGMRWRIDSHNQIFLNATTNFRAPDQNALYNTYDPSSGSTQTTGSSRIKNEYSISEELGYRRTGNLIIGSLTLFNYNFTNRQISTTIYQNGSPIQSTINAGGQTSRGVDIEIGLRPWHHFSPYISGEYLHATIDNNLASNGDLLPTKGKTAVRSPPLQAAVGLSYDDGHLFGMATLHYTAHQFSSFMNDERMPDRTTGDLSIGYRLGDMYHLQKPTFRLNFVNITNQHSLSGVASTTLNARTTTGIYGSTLSGNAPTYYIGGGFATLFTASTGF
- a CDS encoding YdcF family protein: MRYGLYICLLSFSILATWMAVIAVKDIRTTPELSDVAVIFGTAVTAEGEPRWALRERLKTGLSLWKNKKATVLMVSGAIEKKNHNQDEAQIMAHWLEKEGVPAQAIMIDSHGNNTWCTAQNTARFFPHRRLIVVTQWFHVARARWALSQFDFQHISAAYPRHFKIIEIWYLFREAIAWPAYMLLK
- a CDS encoding AGE family epimerase/isomerase is translated as MSDRLSPTLLSHEAYIRHASHRLWLSNMGRKLLNFDKKAKVNDGFSGLSLKGELPSKARGEATLTARAIHIYSVAALQGIPGSHSLASHGVEALRTSLKDTKNGGWKHFANKPKDRKQAYLHAFVALGASSATLIDIDGADELLRDAIDQIETHFWSDEEGVMRESFAADWSDEENYRGANSNMHSTEAFMALADVTGDVKWLHRALRIVTRFVHELASQQGFAMPEHFDRQWKLLKDYNKDEPYDSLRPYGMTPGHFFEWAHLTLKLEAALLRRGEKAPEWMLHDAQSLFETGINAGWSADGKPGIVYTVDWKHKPHVTERAHWVEAEALTAAINLFKRTGNIKYEYWYRTFWDYIDTTLVDREYGSWFNEVSPSGKPSEKIYKGKADLYHAYQATIAPLMPLAPSLATAIKQIGVQF
- the rpe gene encoding ribulose-phosphate 3-epimerase; translated protein: MTEKPSIIVAPSLLAADFARLKDEVESVSRAPWLHLDVMDGHFVPNISFGPSVIAALRKHTKAKFDVHLMIAPVDPYLEATAKAGADHITVHVENAPHVHRTLQTIRSLGCKAGIALCPATPPEAISEVMDLVDIILVMTVNPGFGGQSFLASQLPKIKKISQMIKESGRDIVLAVDGGIDPKTAPLTVEAGARMLVAGSAIYGQSDRDAAIRALQGAD
- a CDS encoding heparinase II/III family protein yields the protein MPITRWIRGAKLSFARLPIRGGAPSEPAYIYRDPWKGDAEQGARIVSGRFLFERQEYSFPSGRWDQGTWPEPAQEWLHSFCWLRDLRALGSDEARLTARALVSHWLSYPPTDLLVKNASVTGARLAAWIANHEFALASADRRIQQKFMERLLQEGRTIAAFLPLPAQGWKGLKALKGLLAVALAIPEQTGFMSRFLRYLPAEIERLILADGMVAERSPEAQFQAARELTEMSIMFRTAHSSVPPILETSLDKVCPVLRAMRHGDGALAVFNGSRELYSSVIDEVLAQGARQKLLAPSMSQGLFTRLALGKALLIMDNGPPAAEGFDKRAHAGTLSFEFSYQRHRLFVNCGSAEVGAWNKALRASPAHTVLVADGLSSSDFNAEGRVVRRPAHVMCEHQTDGTAHWLETSHDGYYPPLGLKWTRNLYLGGEGEDLRGQEIVEGERATPFALRFHIHPDVTVIRDDEDIILKVGGMVWRFRQKGGQINLENDIYVARGRVEKTQQIVVESIQYKISSEDNKLQESDEASSKDSLSENKEKKKFSQTVTWLLERIPE
- a CDS encoding glycosyltransferase family 4 protein — encoded protein: MKILEITNVDFALKQFLFPLMKALRDAGHEVQGVCAEGPHLAAVREAGFVVHAVPMARTLSPIAQLRAFYSLVKLIRQEKPDIVHGHMPISGILARFAARICGVPVVAYTCHGFLFNQPSSFFRRALSLILEWMAGRITNLYMTVSVEEARDARRLHLNAHPIAIGNGRDPQKYKANPQKRHEIRQALGVSEDQVVIIIISRLVRHKGYPELLHAMEHVPHAELWVVGERLPSDHGDHLDIIFDEAKSKLGTRLRMLGYRDDIPDLLSAADIFVLPSHFEGLPMSIIEAMLTELPVVATDIRGSREQVIHGETGFLVPAGVSTPLSCALNALTNNRELARQMGERGRQHAVSKYNEKRIVETTVKLIEQEIR
- a CDS encoding retropepsin-like aspartic protease codes for the protein MGSLPKEGYAEEKRILVFDPELVNQDRSGPPYIAVRDSKGILEAMERGDDTALLILRDRLAQDYRKDADYASQFMLSLCDASLARLHGNYARSNQILMQARQDLGPLKNTINPFIYIIDQMRSGNLFLQGKIKDWANMQEWLAQEYYVPLRQHYHISNLEFRNDDVITLTVPASQIPQDEVIEASENRIPFNGYTAALDDHGLIEAKGPITINGEVVSAVLDTGTFASSLPRSYVEKHPSLKVVGVSHDISSGNRRRHTEYYVLIDTLKLGGTTFHNQMFSISKDEEIMIGLQQLSQLRHVTIGRKGATFGINAPFSCKNELVMSSFRGGYSAKWLLPVELNRDSVMAIVNTGDDSPEVVIKKVGELPSSIHARSVEEYGYNNDGFYTESVASKRMNIKLGDVSIEDYLKYREEPSDLPAMLSTAALRYGSYSFDWPTQKACFQ